Proteins co-encoded in one Halorussus lipolyticus genomic window:
- a CDS encoding deoxyribonuclease IV yields MKVGAHESIAGGVYNAVDDQIEDGGNCGQIFTHSPQVWQDPNIGDDEAEQFRTLSAENDVGPWVIHSSYLVNLCTPKDDLRAKSIDSMQKEVDAADKLDVPYVNVHLGAHTGAGVDGGLDNAASALDELDIPEGVTVLIESDAGSGTKLGGDFEHLAEVLSRSEQDLDVCIDTAHAFAAGYDLSTEEAVHDTIAEFDEVVGLEHLQCVHLNDSKHECGTNKDEHAHIGEGLIGEEGMRALVNHPDLEDVPLVLETPHEDGKGFAWNIERVRELREN; encoded by the coding sequence ATGAAAGTTGGTGCGCACGAATCCATCGCTGGCGGCGTCTACAACGCCGTAGACGACCAAATCGAGGACGGCGGCAACTGCGGGCAAATCTTCACTCACTCCCCGCAGGTCTGGCAGGACCCCAACATCGGCGACGACGAGGCCGAACAGTTCCGGACCCTCTCGGCCGAGAACGACGTGGGACCGTGGGTCATCCACTCGTCGTATCTGGTGAACCTCTGCACGCCGAAGGACGACCTGCGGGCGAAGTCCATCGACAGCATGCAGAAGGAGGTCGATGCCGCGGACAAACTCGACGTGCCTTACGTCAACGTCCACCTCGGCGCGCACACCGGGGCCGGGGTTGACGGCGGCCTCGACAACGCCGCCAGCGCGCTGGACGAGTTGGACATCCCCGAGGGCGTGACGGTCCTCATCGAGAGCGACGCCGGGTCGGGCACCAAGTTGGGCGGCGACTTCGAGCATCTGGCCGAAGTCCTCTCGCGCTCCGAGCAGGACCTCGACGTGTGCATCGACACCGCCCACGCCTTCGCGGCGGGGTACGACCTCTCCACCGAGGAGGCCGTCCACGACACCATCGCCGAGTTCGACGAGGTGGTTGGTCTCGAACACCTCCAGTGCGTCCACCTCAACGATTCGAAGCACGAGTGTGGCACGAACAAGGACGAACACGCCCACATCGGCGAGGGCCTCATCGGCGAGGAGGGAATGCGGGCGCTCGTCAACCACCCGGACCTCGAAGACGTGCCCCTCGTCCTCGAAACGCCCCACGAGGACGGCAAGGGCTTCGCGTGGAATATCGAGCGCGTTCGGGAACTGCGAGAGAACTGA
- a CDS encoding class I SAM-dependent methyltransferase encodes MRQFSADYLRDTRRGMWDDRSALADLELDSRERVLDVGCGTGELSRVLAEEAPGEVVGVDADPDLLRVARDEAGVSTVAGDALRLPFPDDTFDLVVCQALLINLPNPAEAVREFRRVSSDLVSAVEPDNGAVSVESTVESEGVLAQRARRAYLDGVETDVTLGGEGTREAFATAGLSDLSTRRHYHTRTVEPPYAERDLRSARRKASGEGLADDRATLLAGGLSATEYDDLRTDWREMGRSVVEQMSAGEYRRAEVVPFYVTVGSV; translated from the coding sequence GTGCGACAGTTCTCCGCCGACTACCTCCGAGACACGCGCCGCGGGATGTGGGACGACCGGTCGGCGCTGGCCGACCTCGAACTCGACTCGCGCGAGCGGGTCCTCGACGTGGGATGCGGCACGGGCGAACTCTCCCGCGTGCTGGCCGAGGAGGCCCCCGGCGAGGTGGTCGGCGTGGACGCCGACCCCGACCTCCTCCGGGTCGCCCGCGACGAGGCCGGCGTCTCGACCGTCGCTGGTGACGCGCTCCGCCTGCCCTTCCCGGACGACACGTTCGACCTCGTGGTCTGTCAGGCCCTCCTCATCAACCTCCCCAATCCCGCTGAGGCGGTCCGGGAGTTCCGGCGGGTCTCCTCGGACCTCGTGTCTGCGGTCGAACCCGACAACGGTGCGGTGTCGGTCGAGTCCACCGTCGAATCCGAGGGCGTCCTCGCACAGCGAGCGCGTCGGGCCTACCTCGACGGCGTGGAGACCGACGTGACCCTCGGCGGGGAGGGCACCCGCGAAGCCTTCGCCACAGCGGGCCTGTCAGACCTCTCCACTCGACGCCACTACCACACCAGAACCGTCGAACCGCCCTACGCCGAGCGAGACCTGCGGTCCGCGCGCCGGAAGGCCAGCGGCGAGGGACTGGCCGACGACCGCGCCACCCTGCTGGCGGGCGGCCTCTCGGCGACCGAGTACGACGACCTCCGGACCGACTGGCGCGAGATGGGCCGGTCGGTGGTCGAGCAGATGAGCGCCGGCGAGTACCGCAGAGCCGAGGTCGTTCCCTTCTACGTGACGGTCGGGTCGGTCTGA
- a CDS encoding universal stress protein: MFADILLPVDDSEGADDAIGHAADLADHFDATVHVVFVASTNRDSVTVVGSDVVDALEQEGEDIVEPVADDLRDRGVACESEVVQGDPAMTIVDYADSRGMDLVVMPTRGRSGLSRYLLGSVTEKVVRHSEVPVLTIRTHDEARTPFPYENVLIPTDGSKAAGGAVDRAVELTAAFDATLHAVSVVDDRSLGIDVRSGSASEELRGVAEEAVADVADRADEAGVERVEKHVLTGRASNKLLDYVADEDIDVVAMGTTGRGAADRVLLGSVTERIVRSSPVPVLTVRR; this comes from the coding sequence ATGTTCGCCGACATCCTCCTTCCAGTAGACGACAGCGAAGGGGCCGACGACGCAATCGGCCACGCCGCCGACCTCGCCGACCACTTCGACGCCACCGTCCACGTCGTGTTCGTCGCCAGCACGAACCGCGACAGCGTGACCGTCGTGGGGTCCGACGTGGTGGACGCGCTCGAACAGGAGGGCGAGGACATCGTAGAACCGGTCGCAGACGACCTCCGGGACCGAGGAGTCGCCTGCGAGTCCGAGGTCGTACAGGGCGACCCCGCGATGACCATCGTGGACTACGCCGACTCGCGGGGGATGGACCTCGTGGTGATGCCGACTCGCGGTCGGTCCGGCCTCTCGCGGTACTTGTTGGGGAGCGTCACCGAGAAGGTCGTGCGCCACTCCGAGGTCCCGGTCCTCACGATTCGAACCCACGACGAGGCCCGGACGCCCTTCCCCTACGAGAACGTCCTGATTCCGACCGATGGGAGCAAGGCCGCCGGAGGTGCCGTAGACCGCGCGGTCGAGTTGACGGCCGCCTTCGACGCGACCCTCCATGCCGTCTCGGTGGTGGACGACCGGTCGCTCGGCATCGACGTTCGCTCGGGGTCGGCCAGCGAGGAGCTACGGGGCGTCGCCGAGGAGGCCGTCGCCGACGTTGCGGACCGAGCAGACGAGGCCGGTGTCGAGCGCGTTGAGAAGCACGTCCTCACCGGGCGGGCTTCGAACAAACTCCTTGACTACGTTGCCGACGAGGACATCGACGTGGTGGCGATGGGAACCACCGGCCGGGGCGCGGCCGACCGAGTTCTGCTCGGGAGCGTGACCGAGCGAATCGTTCGCTCCTCGCCGGTGCCGGTACTGACCGTGCGCCGGTAG
- a CDS encoding aminopeptidase, whose translation MDPRIRQHAEILVNHCTSVESDDNVLVKADPAGEDLVVALAEKIGEIGANIAISMGSQRADRAYLRAADPENLDTPEHSLAEMEETDVKIVVKGSANTLEKSDVPSETMTAHREVNRPIMAEQMGKRWVGTQFPATGEAQQAEMSTAEYEEFVYDAVNKDWDAQREFQSQMVEILDPADEVRIVSGDTTDLTMSVEGMQTINDYGEKNLPGGEVFTAPVADSVEGEVLFDKPLVRYGREIEDAYLRFEEGEVVEHSAAKNEEMLTEVLNADEGARRIGELGIGMNRDIDQFTYNMLFDEKMGDTVHLAVGKAYDECLPEDESGNESAVHVDMIVDMAEDSYIEVDGEVVQRNGTFRFEDGFEG comes from the coding sequence ATGGACCCGCGAATCCGCCAGCACGCAGAGATTCTCGTCAACCACTGCACAAGCGTCGAATCCGACGACAACGTCCTCGTCAAGGCGGACCCCGCCGGCGAGGACCTCGTGGTCGCGCTCGCCGAGAAAATCGGCGAAATCGGCGCGAACATCGCTATCTCGATGGGAAGCCAGCGCGCCGACCGGGCGTATCTCCGCGCCGCCGACCCCGAAAATCTCGACACGCCCGAACACTCGCTGGCCGAGATGGAGGAGACCGACGTGAAAATCGTCGTGAAGGGGTCGGCCAACACCCTCGAAAAGAGCGACGTGCCCTCCGAGACGATGACCGCTCACCGGGAGGTCAACCGCCCCATCATGGCCGAGCAGATGGGCAAGCGGTGGGTCGGCACGCAGTTCCCCGCGACCGGCGAGGCCCAGCAGGCCGAGATGAGTACCGCCGAGTACGAGGAGTTCGTCTACGATGCGGTCAACAAGGACTGGGACGCCCAGCGCGAGTTCCAGTCCCAGATGGTCGAGATTCTGGACCCCGCCGACGAGGTTCGCATCGTCTCGGGCGATACCACCGACCTCACGATGAGCGTCGAGGGGATGCAGACCATCAACGACTACGGCGAGAAGAACCTCCCCGGCGGCGAAGTCTTCACCGCGCCAGTCGCCGATTCGGTCGAGGGCGAAGTGCTGTTCGACAAGCCCTTGGTCCGCTACGGCCGGGAAATCGAGGACGCCTACCTCCGCTTCGAGGAGGGCGAGGTGGTCGAACACAGCGCCGCCAAAAACGAGGAGATGCTGACCGAAGTCCTGAACGCCGACGAGGGTGCCCGTCGCATCGGCGAACTCGGCATCGGGATGAACCGCGACATCGACCAGTTCACCTACAACATGCTGTTCGACGAGAAGATGGGCGACACGGTTCACCTCGCGGTCGGCAAGGCCTACGACGAGTGCCTGCCCGAGGACGAATCGGGCAACGAGAGCGCGGTCCACGTGGACATGATTGTTGACATGGCCGAGGACTCGTACATCGAGGTGGACGGCGAAGTGGTCCAGCGAAACGGTACATTCCGGTTCGAGGACGGTTTCGAGGGCTAA
- a CDS encoding DUF7095 family protein — translation MNRDEAIERVEDVLAAVEDETMPVPVRELWVYGDVALGLDPVERLDVYVTKDILLRGDDSDADEEFRKSHGVEGVGKTVRAEWAEQFPEYIRANDSGHAAPEKCLAAHLLPDDEPVHLEVCNSSFEDNVTQRLRGAIQRDDYEQILDPRGVCLWAEGQRSDEALRKLRESELAFPTLPAALEMLGMDEEKTQEAAEAVESYRKRQEGTTVRGDVV, via the coding sequence ATGAACCGAGACGAGGCCATCGAGCGCGTCGAGGACGTCCTCGCCGCTGTCGAGGACGAGACCATGCCCGTGCCGGTCCGCGAGTTGTGGGTCTACGGCGACGTGGCGCTGGGGCTGGACCCCGTGGAGCGACTGGACGTGTACGTCACCAAGGACATTCTCCTCCGGGGCGACGACAGCGATGCCGACGAGGAGTTCCGCAAGTCCCACGGCGTCGAGGGCGTGGGCAAGACCGTTCGGGCCGAGTGGGCCGAACAGTTCCCCGAGTACATCCGGGCGAACGACAGCGGCCACGCCGCGCCGGAGAAGTGTCTGGCCGCCCACCTCTTGCCCGACGACGAACCGGTCCACCTCGAAGTCTGCAACTCCAGTTTCGAGGACAACGTGACCCAGCGGCTCAGAGGAGCGATTCAGCGCGACGACTACGAGCAGATTCTGGACCCGCGCGGGGTCTGCCTTTGGGCGGAAGGCCAGCGGAGCGACGAGGCGCTCCGCAAGCTACGCGAGAGCGAACTCGCCTTCCCGACGCTCCCCGCGGCGCTGGAGATGCTCGGCATGGACGAGGAGAAGACACAAGAAGCCGCCGAGGCGGTCGAATCCTACCGGAAGCGCCAAGAGGGAACGACGGTCCGCGGCGACGTGGTGTAG
- a CDS encoding helix-turn-helix domain-containing protein, with the protein MTDSMAEYLQKDMECEGLLECIHGLKELDRECFQALVETEEPLTIDEVANRVDRERSTAYRAIQRLLQAGFVQKEQVNYEQGGYYHVYRPTDPDEVADDMQRMLNDWYAKMGQLLQEFRDKYDQQPVAAEN; encoded by the coding sequence ATGACAGACTCGATGGCTGAATACCTGCAGAAGGACATGGAGTGCGAGGGGCTGTTAGAGTGCATCCACGGACTGAAGGAACTCGACCGGGAGTGCTTTCAGGCGCTGGTCGAGACCGAAGAACCTCTGACCATCGACGAGGTGGCCAACCGGGTGGACCGCGAGCGCTCGACTGCCTACCGCGCCATCCAGCGACTCCTGCAGGCCGGATTCGTCCAGAAAGAGCAGGTCAACTACGAGCAGGGTGGCTACTACCACGTCTACCGGCCGACCGACCCTGACGAAGTGGCCGACGACATGCAGAGAATGCTCAACGACTGGTACGCCAAGATGGGCCAACTGCTTCAGGAGTTCCGCGACAAGTACGACCAACAGCCAGTCGCCGCCGAGAACTGA
- a CDS encoding sulfite exporter TauE/SafE family protein: MDPTVITVFVGFGLLIGILFGFFGMGGSFLVTPALLVMGYDSQTAVGTGLAFVFGTSFIAALKHRDHGQVDYKLGGIMILGMTAGIEVGKTLVDALSELGFADTVVSVAYVLMLGAVGLFVLRDARTEDTDDLHPVARTIQDFDVPPHISLTGGGEVSLWLTLAIALFVGVLSGFLGVGGGFLLMPAMMYGLGVPAAVAVGTDVFQITISGGFGAFRYAQAGNVALAVVAALLAGSTLGARVGSAATNIVDEGDIKGYFAAMLLGGSVAVAAKEIGSTYGIEVLNTLSIALIFGSALLVAGAVVYTTVSELRRDQRVAPAGD, translated from the coding sequence ATGGACCCCACGGTCATCACCGTCTTCGTCGGGTTCGGCCTCCTCATCGGAATCCTGTTCGGATTCTTCGGGATGGGCGGGAGTTTCCTCGTGACGCCCGCGTTGCTGGTGATGGGCTACGACTCCCAGACCGCAGTCGGAACCGGTCTCGCGTTCGTCTTCGGGACCTCGTTCATCGCGGCGCTCAAGCACCGCGACCACGGGCAGGTGGACTACAAACTCGGCGGTATCATGATACTCGGGATGACCGCCGGTATCGAGGTCGGTAAGACCCTCGTGGACGCGCTGAGCGAACTCGGATTCGCCGACACGGTGGTCAGCGTCGCCTACGTCCTCATGCTCGGCGCGGTCGGACTGTTCGTCCTCCGAGACGCGCGTACCGAGGACACCGACGACCTCCATCCGGTCGCCCGGACGATTCAGGATTTCGACGTGCCGCCCCACATCTCGCTGACGGGCGGCGGAGAGGTGTCGCTGTGGCTGACGCTCGCCATCGCGCTGTTCGTCGGCGTGCTGTCGGGATTCCTCGGTGTCGGCGGGGGGTTCCTGCTGATGCCCGCGATGATGTACGGTCTCGGCGTGCCCGCGGCGGTGGCAGTCGGAACCGACGTGTTCCAAATCACCATCTCGGGCGGCTTCGGTGCCTTCCGGTACGCACAGGCCGGTAACGTCGCGTTGGCAGTCGTGGCGGCCCTGCTGGCCGGAAGCACCCTCGGCGCTCGCGTCGGGTCTGCCGCGACGAACATCGTGGACGAGGGCGACATCAAGGGCTACTTCGCCGCGATGTTGCTCGGCGGGAGCGTGGCCGTCGCCGCGAAAGAAATCGGTAGCACCTACGGTATCGAGGTGCTGAACACCCTGAGCATCGCGCTCATCTTCGGGTCGGCGCTGTTGGTTGCGGGGGCCGTCGTCTACACGACGGTCTCAGAACTCCGCCGCGACCAACGCGTCGCCCCAGCGGGCGACTGA
- a CDS encoding DUF7512 family protein translates to MFGIETLSGNAQAVAIVAAVIGEALALNVVYTVLERIAGPALTEAVAGT, encoded by the coding sequence ATGTTCGGAATCGAAACCCTCTCGGGCAACGCGCAGGCGGTCGCTATCGTGGCGGCCGTCATCGGCGAGGCGCTCGCGCTGAACGTGGTCTACACCGTCCTCGAACGAATCGCCGGCCCGGCGTTGACCGAGGCGGTGGCGGGGACCTAA
- a CDS encoding YeeE/YedE family protein codes for MSEPVERDRHPLFMPLIVAGGLIFGFGLGLSHMARPEVVLDFLQFEDFGLLFVLGTGSVVAGTAFAIGVNLLDRAPLTGRAYARRLKSFDRNVLTGGVIFGVGWGLSGICPGAAYASLGIGNYPILLAIGGMFLGAYAQGLWRTYRSDNDAATAAKAD; via the coding sequence ATGAGCGAACCTGTCGAACGGGACCGCCATCCCCTGTTCATGCCCCTCATCGTGGCGGGTGGGCTGATATTCGGGTTCGGTCTCGGCCTGAGTCACATGGCCCGGCCCGAAGTCGTGCTGGACTTCCTCCAGTTCGAGGACTTCGGCCTGCTGTTCGTGCTGGGCACCGGGTCGGTGGTCGCGGGCACCGCGTTCGCCATCGGAGTGAACCTCCTCGACCGCGCGCCGCTGACCGGCCGGGCCTACGCCCGCCGACTGAAGTCGTTCGACCGGAACGTCCTCACCGGCGGCGTCATCTTCGGGGTCGGGTGGGGCCTTTCGGGCATCTGTCCCGGCGCGGCCTACGCCAGCCTCGGCATCGGGAACTATCCCATCCTGCTCGCAATCGGCGGGATGTTCCTCGGGGCCTACGCGCAGGGCCTCTGGCGGACGTACCGAAGCGACAACGACGCCGCGACGGCCGCGAAGGCCGACTAA
- a CDS encoding YeeE/YedE family protein → MEPLVTFAELFPNGIWRYAVGGALIGLGTAAIYLGTAIPAGASTFLESTLSYVSNVPRFNRAKYVASRDWRVAFTLSIVAGAAIYAVAFGDFGWTTRVSWWRLLGGGFLVGVGTRIGKGCTSGHGICGVGSVAPTSLVNVATFLGVAIVTAQIVQALGVSP, encoded by the coding sequence ATGGAACCACTCGTGACGTTCGCGGAACTGTTTCCCAACGGAATCTGGCGGTACGCGGTCGGCGGGGCGCTCATCGGACTGGGCACCGCCGCCATCTACCTCGGCACCGCCATTCCGGCAGGGGCCAGCACGTTCCTCGAATCCACGCTGTCGTACGTGTCGAACGTACCGCGGTTCAACCGCGCGAAGTACGTCGCCTCCCGCGACTGGCGGGTCGCGTTCACGCTGAGCATCGTCGCCGGGGCGGCAATCTACGCCGTCGCCTTCGGTGACTTCGGGTGGACGACCCGCGTCTCGTGGTGGCGACTCCTCGGCGGGGGCTTCCTCGTCGGCGTCGGCACCAGAATCGGGAAGGGGTGTACCTCCGGCCACGGCATCTGCGGCGTCGGGTCGGTGGCACCGACTTCGCTGGTCAACGTGGCCACCTTCCTCGGCGTCGCCATCGTGACCGCCCAAATCGTGCAGGCGCTGGGGGTGTCGCCATGA
- a CDS encoding MBL fold metallo-hydrolase, whose amino-acid sequence MSDPEFPTPDVAVEGIAPETLKESIDAGEDVFLLDNRVPADVAEWAIDGENVESLNVPYFDFLAGDPDEEVFEQLPDDQQIVTLCAKGESSEYVAGELIERGLDAVYLEDGMQGWARVFEYTEIDADTDATVAQYQRPSSGCMSYLVVSGDEAAVIDPLRAFTDTYKQDARALGADLKYAIDTHVHADHVSGVRALADEGIEGVLPSAAIDRGVTYDEAVTHAEDGDTFAVGDVEIEAIFTPGHTSGMTSYLVDDALLLTGDGLFAESVARPDLEGGDDGAPDAARQLYESLQERILPLGDDVVVGGAHFSDAADTRDDGTYTETIGNLKQKMDALTMDEDEFVELVLSDMPPRPANYEEVIATNLGQEAQTDEEAFELELGPNNCAASSDAMTSD is encoded by the coding sequence ATGAGTGACCCAGAGTTCCCGACCCCCGACGTGGCGGTCGAAGGCATCGCACCCGAAACGCTGAAAGAGAGTATCGACGCGGGCGAGGACGTGTTCCTCCTCGACAATCGCGTCCCCGCCGACGTGGCGGAGTGGGCCATCGACGGCGAGAACGTCGAGAGTCTGAACGTGCCCTACTTCGACTTCCTCGCGGGCGACCCCGACGAGGAGGTCTTCGAGCAGTTGCCCGACGACCAACAAATCGTAACCCTCTGCGCGAAGGGCGAATCCAGCGAGTACGTCGCCGGCGAGTTAATCGAGCGCGGCCTCGACGCCGTCTACCTCGAAGACGGCATGCAGGGCTGGGCGCGCGTCTTCGAGTACACCGAAATCGACGCCGACACCGACGCTACCGTCGCGCAGTACCAGCGCCCCTCCAGCGGGTGTATGAGCTACCTCGTCGTCTCGGGCGACGAGGCCGCCGTCATCGACCCGCTCCGGGCGTTCACCGACACCTACAAGCAGGACGCTCGGGCGCTCGGCGCTGACCTGAAATACGCAATCGACACCCACGTCCACGCCGACCACGTGTCCGGCGTCCGGGCGCTGGCCGACGAGGGTATCGAGGGCGTCCTCCCGTCTGCCGCAATCGACCGCGGCGTCACCTACGACGAGGCGGTCACCCACGCCGAGGACGGCGACACCTTCGCGGTCGGCGACGTGGAAATCGAGGCGATTTTCACGCCCGGCCACACCTCCGGGATGACCTCGTATCTCGTGGACGACGCGCTCCTGTTGACGGGTGACGGCCTGTTCGCCGAGAGCGTCGCCCGGCCCGACTTGGAAGGCGGTGACGACGGCGCGCCCGACGCGGCCCGTCAACTCTACGAGTCCTTGCAAGAGCGCATCCTCCCCCTCGGCGACGACGTGGTGGTGGGCGGCGCGCACTTCAGCGACGCGGCCGACACCCGCGACGACGGTACCTACACCGAGACCATCGGCAACCTCAAGCAGAAGATGGACGCGCTGACCATGGACGAAGACGAGTTCGTGGAGTTGGTCCTCTCGGACATGCCCCCGCGTCCCGCCAACTACGAGGAGGTCATCGCCACCAACCTCGGGCAGGAAGCACAGACCGACGAAGAGGCCTTCGAGTTGGAACTCGGCCCGAACAACTGCGCGGCGAGTTCCGACGCGATGACCAGCGACTAA
- a CDS encoding sulfurtransferase TusA family protein → MSETYDVTESLDVKGQSCPMPVVKSKQATDDLSEGEVLEVVATDSGSMSDIEGWANTTDGVELLDQAESEEAGEAVFKHYVRKTE, encoded by the coding sequence ATGAGTGAAACATACGACGTTACCGAAAGTCTCGACGTGAAAGGACAGTCCTGCCCGATGCCCGTCGTCAAGTCCAAGCAAGCGACTGACGACCTCTCCGAAGGGGAGGTGCTGGAGGTCGTTGCGACCGACTCCGGCAGTATGAGCGACATCGAAGGGTGGGCGAACACGACCGACGGCGTGGAACTCCTCGACCAAGCAGAATCGGAGGAGGCCGGCGAGGCCGTCTTCAAGCACTACGTTCGCAAGACCGAATAA
- a CDS encoding DsrE/DsrF/DrsH-like family protein gives MSTDTTQSSDPDPDSGDPGRADAEDIAQLQARIDELEDELSAVRSEVGDGQKKMTIIATKGTFDMAYPPLILASTAAAFGWDVVVFHTFWGLDILHEDKSKDLKMSAVGNPSMPMPNAIASLPFMDSMATKMMEKKIDEQGTATIEELIEMSLDTGVDLQACQMTMELMDYDEDEMYDDVTTGVGAATALEHMADADIQLLI, from the coding sequence ATGAGTACGGACACCACCCAATCGTCCGACCCCGACCCAGACTCTGGGGACCCCGGCCGTGCGGACGCCGAGGACATCGCACAGTTGCAGGCCCGCATCGACGAGTTGGAGGACGAACTGTCGGCGGTCCGGTCCGAGGTCGGCGACGGCCAGAAGAAGATGACCATCATCGCCACGAAAGGGACCTTCGACATGGCGTACCCGCCGCTCATCCTCGCCAGCACCGCCGCGGCGTTTGGCTGGGACGTGGTGGTCTTCCACACGTTCTGGGGCCTCGACATCCTCCACGAGGACAAATCCAAGGACCTCAAGATGAGCGCAGTCGGCAACCCGAGCATGCCGATGCCCAACGCCATCGCCTCGCTTCCCTTCATGGACTCGATGGCGACCAAGATGATGGAGAAGAAGATAGACGAGCAGGGCACCGCGACAATCGAGGAACTCATCGAGATGTCGCTGGACACGGGCGTCGATTTGCAGGCCTGCCAGATGACGATGGAACTGATGGACTACGACGAAGACGAGATGTACGACGACGTGACGACCGGCGTCGGCGCGGCCACCGCGCTCGAACACATGGCCGACGCGGACATCCAACTGCTCATCTGA